TTTGAGTAGCTTCTAGTTTAACACAGATTCTATATGAAATGgatgaatatttttaaatgtgatGTTAAAGTTCATTTCTATAAGTTCATCTTTGAATAAGGCAATTGTGGATGAATATTTTTACATGTCCTCCTATTTGGACAATTTGCAAATAGCTGTGTCATCTTGGCTCTCCTCTCATTGCTGAAGCTGCTGCTATCCAGTGGGCTGCCCAATTAGGTAGTCATGCTATTTGGTTGAAACGTCAAGTTCAAACTCTCATTTTTATGTATGATATTCTTAGATAGATAATAACCATTGAAGTTTACAATGATCTCAAATGTATGTGAACTTTTCTTTACTTATTGATATGAACCCACTCTTTTAACATTGGTATAATGGAATGGAAGTTGCTGAACAAGTCCAACTTATTAATATGAGTTCAGGCTTATAACATTGGTAAAATGGAAATGAAAGTAGCTGAACAAGTTGGCCACACCATCCATAACTAACATTCACCTTTAATGCTATGagaaaatttgttttgatgaaaATGATTTGCTCATCTTATTCATTGAATCAAATCTGTACATATATACACCAAAAGAACCAGATCAACTCTGTAACTAACTTAACAGATTGCTACACATGTGAACAGGGACTAACAAACATAACACTCTTACACGTGCTTGACTTACTAAGCTAACTATACTTATATACAAACTACATATCGTTTACTGTACAATTACAACTAAGCTACACTTCTGCTCTGCCGTTTAGAAAGATTTATACTATTCTTGAGCTTCTTCAATTTTGTAACACAAGACACAATCCCTTGATGCTCATCCAATCCTTCAATCTGCATATCATCTGCTCTTGCACTGTTTCATTGCCTTGCCTACTCTGGTGCTTATGTGTGCTGCTCTGGTGCACTAGCTGCTGCAATATGTTGCAGCCTGAGCTACTCTGGTGTGGCAGCTGATGTTGCACCTGTTGTACCTGATTTTTTATCATCATGCCTTTTACAAATGCTAAAAACATTATGACACAAAAAGGTATTGTTAGCATGAACACAAGATAAcataataatatttatcatctaggATGACAACTGCAAGGTAAGTCATCTACCTTTAAAACTAAAACTTCTCATTTAGGTGCATGATAACTAACAATTCATACAGTATTTAATACACTTAATCAACCTATATGGCTAACTAACGTACATCAGAAACTTACAACTTGGCCATttcaaataagtttttcattttatcatGAATAAAGCCTATTAGTGAAGAACAAAAGAACAAACTTGCCAAACTATTGGATTGCCCATATCTTGATCAAAACAATTTGGGGGACCTATGACACTGACTCCACATCgccaaatgaaattaaaacacAAGCTTCATTAGGGAGAGAACAGGGCAGCTCATTCATATCTAATATAGAGAACAAGCATAGCTGCTACAAATTTCCAATTACTCTGATGatatcaaaaacaaattcaaagaaagagaacaaattTTCATCCACTAAATTTGGGAATAATTAAAGCAACAACGCTAAATTCAAAGAGATACAGATCAGTTTCAACATCCTAATGTTTGTTTCATAAAAGCTGGGAATATATATCAGAAATAAATATCTTGTTCAAGATATCAAACATACAACATGTTTCAGGTTTTAGTATTCCTATCTATCTCCTTTCCACACTAAAATGTTCCTTTgcgcatttttatttttatttttttaaattgtgataaGTGAAAAACCCATCTGTAGTtgcaaaaaaacaagaagaaaatgaaaaagaagatgtGAGAATGTACTGAAAAGAAACAGATAGAATGGGAAAATTACCCTTTTGGGTCGTTGGGCGTCGGAATCGGTGAGTGAGAAAATGGCCCGGGTTCTCCAAACCGACGGTGATGCTAGAAAAAGAGTAAAGGTGATTTCAGAGGATATAAAAGGCTGGTCTCGTTGGACCGGTGATACTTGGCAGTGACTGTGAGAACTCGCGCCGTAAGTGGGGGAAGAGCATTGTGGCAACAAGAAAATGGAAGAGGCAATTGTGAATGGAAGGGAGTTTGGGTATGAAAGAGAGAGTAATGTGGCAGGGGTTCAAAAAATATCAGGGTTTCATTTTGGGAATTGAATTTGAAAGGGGCAAGATTGtctttttatttgggtttgtgGAGTAAActgatgtggcttttttttttttgacagatGTCAGTTATCTATTGGGTAAGAAACACCAAATCTGAGGCTCAGCTGGTATTTCGAAAACACTATATACTTTCACCTACTATTCagatgaaaattcaaagttttgCTTTGTGGAAAGCGAAgttcatgtcttttttttttttttcttttttcttttttgatgaaagcGAAGTTCATGTCTGGTTCTAGGAAGTTAACTAAAAATCACATCACTTGCAAGTTGCAAATGCAAAGACACTTTTCCCACACAACTTTACTACCTTTTTTGTATTTGGAAGAGTGTTGATGGTGTACTGTAGCCGTGTAGGGACTGGTTTTTGAAGCTTCTGGGTAGAAGCTAGCACACGTTTGAACTTTATATACAAGTTTTGACCTTGACATTATAACTTTGCTTTTATATCAGATTTTCTAACTTTTTGGACATACACATGTATTACGCATATATGTAATGTGAATCACGCAGTTACATGCAGCATATCCCGTTGAATTTTTTACTCGGCACTCTTGCTCAAATATTGaccaaatatattaaaataaaagaggttaattattataatatatagaCGCGTAAAAAGAACTATTTGCCAATGGGTGTCCGTgcatataaagtataaacagagaagagagagtTGGAAACTTGGAATTTAATGCCTACcgttaattattaaaaaatataatcaattataataaGCATGGCAAAATGTCAACAATCAAATTTGAGGTGCTCGtttaaaatatttcatgtagggtgtaaatgatttatgggccaagccgaggaggattatagcccaagttcaacgaaatagactttgggtaccgtcaagggtagttcagtcctcggcagacccaaagttccccctcgtaaagaagggtaaaaatggtataaaactgaaactcggaaaaaagatctaaaatatccaggaaaagctgcccttactgccattcaatgctctgaacctgacaaagccgcattctttggcttttacaaccaccctcaacgactttgaatatgggctgatgggacaagtatcaatctaggaaaggttgatccaatacgtggacgaaggacaatgaacgcagacaaatataaaaggaaaaataagtaacctaaaaaggggggctgggaaaaatggccaagaaacgagagcctcccagcccacctccatgagaagtactctaggggtgacgatcatttaaccttgtatgaaccccctgaaaaacccaccgcctatcgatcaaggcctagcctttcaaacccacgctctacaaatgatattgttagggccgttttacgtgcgaacccgacactgttacggtccgccacgaatcgtgaccctacattTCATAAAGAACAATTTTACGGTTATAAACTCACAATTTTAATTAGGGTCATTGCAAAGTAGAATAGCAATTGGTCATTACTttgaaagaatatttaatttaatttttttttttttttttggtttaggcaATGACATTGTTGTGTCACTTGTGTGATGTTAGTTCTACATTGTCAACCCATTTGAACTTCATTCCAAAATAAAGAATTAGATTAGGCTTTTGCTTCAGAACCTCTCAGTCTACATAATTTGTGACTAACTTTGAAAAAAACGTTGCGCAATTGTTTGTTAAAGACTTAAAGCCTTAGGAGGGAATCAAGAACTGATAATTAATAAGacgaaggtttttttttttttttttgggatacaATATATGATtgctaaaagaaaattacacacTTCAAAGAATTTGTATTGTGAAGtcatataacaaattttaaaagataaaaataaacaaacttttaaCAAGATTTtacatttatgaaaaaaaaaaaaactctcaacaATTGTTAACTAGGTACTGCTATTCTTGATGAAGTCACAGTTGTGGTATGACTATCCATTACATCCACATCCAAACCAGCACTCCATCTCCGGAGGATCCTCAAGAGTGTAGAGGCTTTCCTTCTGGACCTCATTGTTCCAGTTGCCATTAATTCCCATATGGTTCTCTCAATCCCGGGCAAAGAAGCAAGCTCTGTCACCAATTCCAAACCCCCTTTTCGACAAATAGTAACAAGAGTAGCTGCTGCACTCTCTTGAACTCTTTCTGATCCATCTCTCAATACCATACCCAATTTTTTCACCGCACTATAAGCAGCAGCAATTGCAACAAATCCACCCCTTTTCACCACTGACTCGAGTATAGTCACTGCCTCTTCGGGTAACCTATCCATCAACTCAATACTCATTTGTACAACCCCTCCTTCAATTAACTTCCCAATTATCTCCCTTTCTCCCGCCAAGTTCAAAATTGCTGCCAATGCATCCCTCCTTGAACTGGTGGGCCCCTCTTTCGCCAACTCCATCAATCCCTTAATGACACGTGCCTTTCTCCCAAGTTTCTTCCTATGTGCCTGTACACCTGTGAGTGAAAATATCGTAGCTGCTGCATTCCCCCTAGCCTCCCACGTGGCACCCGAAAGTAAAACTTCAATAATGCCGTTCAAAGCTCCATCAGTTTCCATAATCCTTGTCTTGTTTTCCTCCAAGATTGATAGGTTAAGCAACGTTGTCACAGCATTAACTTGTAGGTTCGAATGTTTCAATCCAACATCCGAAGCTAGATACCGTACCAACAAAGGAATAGCCTCGGCTTCAGCAATAGCAGATCGGCTATCATGATCAGTCTTGGCTAATACACGAAGCTCATAAACGACACCGGTTGCAGCCTCCATCGACTCCAAAGCCGACAACTTGTTAACCAAAAACGACACTGTCATTCTTACAGCTTCCAATGCCGTTTTGTTAGTTCTAATGCCGTTGACTTTCACTTTACTCCCCTTTGCTTCAAATGGAATCTTCTTCTCTCGGCACCACATAGCAATCAGATTTTTCAAACCCAAGTTAGGTACAAGCTCAGTGTGGGCCAGGGTCTGACCTGTCTTTGGACAGGTGGCGTGTCCTGAGTCAATCCAAAGCTTGATAGAGTCCCGATCGTACGTCTGTCCTGTTGCCACGACTACAGGGTCTCGCATCAGATCTAGACTAATCGGACAACGAAAATCCGGCGGAATAACCGCCTCAGGCGGCGGTTTCCGGCGAGGAGTATCCGGATCCGGAGTCGAAGCTCCGAACAGCACACATTTAGCGTAGCGAACGAGACCGATCAATGAAATCGCCTCCGATTTCGATTTCTCGTCGCTCTGGTTCTGACTCTGAACCTCTTCTTCGAGATTTTCAATTTCCTCTCTGCAACTCGAAGCGTCACGAAGCCCCAACTTGGAGAAAATCTCGGCGAGCTTAGACTGTTCCGGAACGATCTCGCTCTTGATCGAGTCGAGCAAACCCAAAACGGCGCGTTTAACCTCGTCGTCTCTGGGATCCACGTAAGACTTATTGTTGGAGCACTGTTTTCTGATCAAAACGACGAGCTCCTCGATGTCGTCGTTCAAATCGAGCTCTTTCATCGGGAAAATATCCAACAACGTTGATAACTCCACGGTGAGTTCGTGGAAATTGTTGGAAACGGTCTGGGTTTGCGAAAGCAACCACATCTTGCTACAGTTGGAGCAGTCTTCGACGAGCGTTTTGACTCGCTGCAAAACGACGTGTAGTTCTTCGAAGCAGAGCGTGGCCGAGGGAGAGAGAACCAGGACCGGAAATCGAAGTAACTCCTCGAAGAGGATTTGGAGGAGCTTCGATTTTCGAATGAGGGACAGCGAGTTCCGCTTATGAAGGAACTGGAGCGGTTTTAAGGTTGAGATTTCTTGGGATAATAGGTGGAGAGATTGGACGAGGTTCTTGTCTGAAAGTTTCGGAGATATGAATGATGCCGCCGATGGTCGGCGCTTTCTTGGCGGGAAAATTTCTGGAGATATCGCCATGGAAAATGAATTACGGGAAATGAATTATCTGAGAATTGAGAAGtggaatttttttgtgtgtgagagaaatCAAAGAAACTTGAGAGTTTTAAGAGTTTAGGAAGTTTGGGaggctttgtttgttttttatggaaaaggaaaggaaagctATGAATTAAATGTGGGGATGGGTCAGCCAAGTTTGTTGGTATTTGACTGGTTTTTTTTATAGTTGTTGTTTTTTGGGTATTTGAGTTCGGCTTGGATGGGTCAGGCCGTTTACTAGATCAAGTTGTGTTTTGCTTTgggaaattcaagatttttgctATGTCAAGCGCCGGCAGGTGATTAGTACTAGAAGATTTAAAGACGAGTATTTGGATTTTGTCCAAttttatttatgggttttttaAATTGGTTTGTGTATTGGTTGGTTCAATGTTCACTATgtcaattattttaagaatcatcGGAGCTTTTTGAGTAATTGACCATTCCTCGGGTCTTAAGATAATACTTAATATAGTTTGTTtcgattaaaataatataatttttaataggATTATCATTAACATCAtctttattaatatatactgATTGTTTGGTTTGTTGCGGAAAATGTTATCTTTGCTTATTTTACTGTAAATTATTGTATAATATAAATTGTATATGAACTGGTATGCAATTGCAAAGCTACAAGTtgtgtcaaaaaattaaaaatagaaaaataaaaaggagaatcATACTAATATTCAAGGTTAAACAGTAGGTAGATAGTTGTTGTAGAATTGGTTTCTGGTCGTCATACTCATCCGCATGCCAATTAAAAATTCATGCATTATGTGCCGTTGCCTTCTCTTTTTTGTGCATATCCAGCTAAAGTAGTATTAGAAAGttgctttttttatatttttctttttctttaccctTTTTTAAAGTCGCCTTTTGGGCtgtataaaacattaaaaaaaaatgagggatttttataatgaatgatgatgataataataattggtTTAGGGGATTCTGTAAtagtttgtttaatttaatCTGCAATGAATTTTCCAGAAATTGCTGGGTCCTGTTGAAAACTATAATGGTTGAGTTGTTAAACTTGAACAAGCTTCtatgaaattgagaaaataaggTGCTGTTTTGGTAACATTATTCTAGTAacgttatttatattttttaaaaatatgcgTGAGTGAAATAgtatgaaaatatgtgtaatgttgtttaaaaactgaaaatttatgtTTAAACACTATCTAAATGGTCATACTCATATGCACTTAACAGCTTGAAATACGACTTGTTAAAGTTACTGTTTTGAGAGGGAAAATGATTAGTAATACAGATTAATTAGGAAAAGGTTGTTGTCAAAACAGTCAAAGACtttcttaaaaggaaaaaagttgcTTGTTCTTTGCTTTTAGTCATTTCTATTTCTTATATACACTCCATGCTTGATCATGCACAGTTGCTTTACTTGTACAACTAAATCATCAATAACGGCTTGGTGCTTGCCTGAGCTTTACCATTACAATACGCGTTTATGAGCAACAAATGGATGATCATTGCTGTCTCACAAATAATGTAGTATATGGaattgcatttttcatgcaGTACCGACATAAAGTGATAATAAATAATGTGAACTTGAGATTCGCCTCTCTTTTTACAAAAAGTTGCTAGATGCACTCGGGACATTggattagaaaatatttttagaaatttttatgagaaaagaaaaagtagttaattgttttgacagttttttatatttcctatgaAATGTAgtgttaaaatttttctaaaattgattattaacaattttcttaaaaataccCATTAacaaaactgttttttttttttctttgactaAATAATTAGAACTGGTACATTAAATTATAGGAAAGAATCATCTAAATTGATTTTGACAAAAAAGCAATATCAGAAATAGACCAATGGGGAAGAACCAAAGAGCAGCTTATAGGATCTGTTACATTGATTGCATCACCTTTAATAATAACTGACTAGAGCTTCTCCTCTATTGCCAAATTAACAATGAAATTTGCCTTTCTGTTTACTATTATATCTTATCTCTTTATCGAGTTATGCTCTTCCACTAATGTGGAAAAGAAAACCGTCGCACTTAATTCACAACTCTCATGCTTATAGTGTTTAGGAGTTTAGAAAGAAAGGATCAAACTGCGGAattaatagaatattttaataataaagtaTCTTTTAGGTGGTATAATAGGTACTAACTAAAATTTCCCTACAACGAAATAGGTTGTTCCTTTATTACCTTTTTAACAAACATGGGCAGAATGTTTAGAGTATTTCGGAGTTTAGGGAAAAAGTGTTCAAACTGTGGAATTAgtagaatattttaataataaagtaTCTTTTAGATGGTGTAATAGGCACTAATTAAAATTTCCCTATAACGAGATAGGATGTtcctttattaattttttaacaaatatagATAGAATGTTTAGACGATTATGGTTTATAATATAAGATTTAATATAGAGAAATTAAAAAGTCAGAGTCTAATTTGTGAATTTCTTTGGAATTCCTTCTTAGTCTCTCTCAGGCCAGATCGAttatttgaacattttttttgttttatctttgtcccttataattatatttttcttgccCATCTGTTTTCTTGTAATTATAAGGGGTTGACTTTTTGCTTAATTTCTGATAAGCTCATATGACATTGATCTCTGCTTGATTGGATAAGATAATAACTCCACGTATATAGCTTCGTCTCgcataatttcatatataattaATCTAGCTTTGAATTTCTGCTTTTAACTCATCAACCATTGGTTGTTAAAAGATCAAACTCATAACGATTACTTCTTAAATTTCTATGCAGCATTATATCACGACTTCATCATGATCACTTGGTTTATCCCACCACTCAAATCAGTGAGACTTGTTTGTTAGTGAACCTTTAAGTAATACTTGCAAttctgatttaaaaaaaaaaaaatcaccatagTTTTTTTCACCTCCACCAGAAGATATCCACAACTTAATTGAAGtgcaagaaagaaaaatggtgGCTTCTCTGTTGAAGCCACGCAACCATATAGAAAAGATTACCTAAAGTCCATATAATCCTTTTTTTGAGGACAAACGGCAGAAAAAGTCCATATAATCctcccatcaaaaaaaagaaaaaaaatgtccaTATAAtcctaataataaaataagcaaaatgcTTATGGCCTATTTGGATGGAAGGGGGAAGGAAGGAGAGTGGAGAGGAGTAAAGTAGAGTTGGCTAAAAGtaagctaattttgtgctaaatctactctactctactctccctcacATATATGGtgcaataattatatattcatcaatatatatatatatatatatggtgcaATAATTATCTGATCTATAATGTATACATCTTTCTTCTTACATTATCATTATCTGAGTCTTAAATTTGTAAGGAATATTCACAAAATTCTCAGATCTctgaaaatacaaaaataaagggATAAAAATATGCACCAAATAAAACAATtacacaagacaatatttacataATTCAGCAATTTGCCTATATTCACAGAGTTgcaataatttcactatttttaggaaaaaatataaGTTGCAGCAATacagttttctctctaaaaacaaTATGTCAAACCCTAATATGAAACAATGGTATTTTGTATCCTGCACAGAAGATTCGTAATAGGATAAAAAACGGAAAATCCCTCATTATAATTGTAACACTTTTATATCAAGTTAGGTTGTAATCCAAATCAAATACAATTAGGTTCCATATAGcccaacaaaatttgaaattcatatAAACATTGTGTCATCGTTGCTATGCATAGCTTGAAAGCAATATCAATTTTATACCAAATTTGATGTCAATATAATAACAAGAAAGAAGTAGCAGGGAAATGAAAAGAGCAAAAAGGGGCATAAATTAATGGGCCTTCCTGATACATAAGATAACACATGGACCCCATACAGGTAAGTAAAAGATGTAATCCACTCAAATGGGCTCTCAACAAGAACACACATTAAATAGACTTCTGCCAAGTTTGTCACCCTGTCCTAACCCCTAATAAAGCCTAACTTCTCAATGAGTGTTTCCCATTTTACAATTTTCCAACATACGTAGGAGAGTTAGGTCATCACTATGCATGGTGTGTGTTCAGCATCTTCAAGAATGCTTTGCCTTGAGATAAAATTAGTGCAATGCTGAcagataatgatgatgatgatagaaTACAACCAACACAGGCTTTGGTTATGGTTGGTCAAGAACAACCACTTCCATCATTAAAGCAGGACACGCTAGCCAAAGCAAGCAAACATGGAATATGTTCCCTTTCCAATTAATATTTCTAGCCATTCGATCACCAACCAACGAATATAAGATAGGCttgtgttataaaaaaataaaagaatataagcTAGGTTCGGATTGAGATATGATTTTAATTAGGCACCTTGATAAATGAAAAACTATCATATAAGAccatctttttccttttttagaaAGCATATGAGACCATCTTATATATCACTTTCACAAGTGTGCAGGACCTACCAAATGTGAGGTGAGAGTTGAATAAAACCTCTCAcgatatatttttctttgaaatataTGAGTACTACTACGATAATTTTCAGAGAGAGAGTTCGATGGTGGAAACTGGAAAGGAGTGAGTTTTAACATGGCTAGGCACCAAATTATTCACTTTGATTTGATATttcattttggtattttgggttGGTGCTAGAAACATTTATAGAATGACCAGCTAtgtgggggttttttttttttaatgttgttcCACCAAAGAGTGTTTTTATTTAAAGCTACTATGCCGCTACAGTATTTATATACTGTTCATCAACGTATTTCACTGTTCATAGTGAAAATTTGGTTAGGcactttgctttttttttttttttttttttttttttttcaatagtagCTACAGTACCAGGCGGCACTGTAGCTACcatagttatatatatttttccttccgtttgtacttttttttttcttttatatatatatatatatattattatactaacacaacaaatttcacaatattttcataattattgagctgtcaattttttataaatcaaaataaaataataaaatatgaaactgtg
The DNA window shown above is from Quercus lobata isolate SW786 chromosome 7, ValleyOak3.0 Primary Assembly, whole genome shotgun sequence and carries:
- the LOC115954220 gene encoding U-box domain-containing protein 16, giving the protein MAISPEIFPPRKRRPSAASFISPKLSDKNLVQSLHLLSQEISTLKPLQFLHKRNSLSLIRKSKLLQILFEELLRFPVLVLSPSATLCFEELHVVLQRVKTLVEDCSNCSKMWLLSQTQTVSNNFHELTVELSTLLDIFPMKELDLNDDIEELVVLIRKQCSNNKSYVDPRDDEVKRAVLGLLDSIKSEIVPEQSKLAEIFSKLGLRDASSCREEIENLEEEVQSQNQSDEKSKSEAISLIGLVRYAKCVLFGASTPDPDTPRRKPPPEAVIPPDFRCPISLDLMRDPVVVATGQTYDRDSIKLWIDSGHATCPKTGQTLAHTELVPNLGLKNLIAMWCREKKIPFEAKGSKVKVNGIRTNKTALEAVRMTVSFLVNKLSALESMEAATGVVYELRVLAKTDHDSRSAIAEAEAIPLLVRYLASDVGLKHSNLQVNAVTTLLNLSILEENKTRIMETDGALNGIIEVLLSGATWEARGNAAATIFSLTGVQAHRKKLGRKARVIKGLMELAKEGPTSSRRDALAAILNLAGEREIIGKLIEGGVVQMSIELMDRLPEEAVTILESVVKRGGFVAIAAAYSAVKKLGMVLRDGSERVQESAAATLVTICRKGGLELVTELASLPGIERTIWELMATGTMRSRRKASTLLRILRRWSAGLDVDVMDSHTTTVTSSRIAVPS